One Alphaproteobacteria bacterium LSUCC0396 genomic region harbors:
- the infB gene encoding translation initiation factor IF-2 — protein sequence MTDDSSKPKKLSLSGSKLTLGNIDASKLRAGSTIGGARKTVQVEVRRKRAPAAPQRGGAPVVEPAAVEPVKTEATPPATPAPAADDRLTAQERAARVRALQEGLAKAEAPTSALVDSAADPVDAPDEAANEAVETPTEIAPPAPVAEIAVPLDPIAARRAAELAELQETEAAEERRRSEENKKHTDAHAARRQSADDTSKDTAAANKFGPTPTELQTRRRREAEEMAPRRPAPRRDASGRRQSGKMTITQALSGDDSRRQRSLASVKRQRERARMREDQPQAKQLRDVVIPDSITVGELANRMAERTADVVKELMKLNIMATATQTIDGETAELVAGEFGHRIQRVSESDIEIGLGGDDDAQESLQPRPPVVTIMGHVDHGKTSLLDAIRRTDVAAGESGGITQHIGAYQIKTAADNVITFIDTPGHEAFTEMRSRGANITDIVVLVVAADDSVMMQTIEAINHAKAAGCPTIVAVNKCDKPAADPARVRSDLLQHEIITEDFGGDVLCVDVSAHTGMGLDKLEEAIMLQAELLELKANPDRPAEGVVVESKVERGKGSVATLLVQRGTLKQGDIFVMGAESGRVRALLDDRGRKLEFAGPGQPVEILGLNGTPMAGDNCVVVESEARAREIAEYRTRRNRDHEAARGARGSVEQMLSAIAAGEAEELPVVIKTDVHGSLEAIRVALEKLGTEQVKVRLLSAGVGALSESDISLAAASNAIVVGFNVRAIPQARDLAKRDGVEIRYHSIIYELIDEVKAAMGGLLSPDTQEDFIGYAEIRQVFGVSKIGKIAGCLVTEGVIKRGCKVRLLRDNVVIHEGSLKTLKRFKDEVKEVREGFECGMGFENYSDIQEGDMIECFELREVARTLG from the coding sequence ATGACTGACGATAGCAGTAAACCAAAAAAACTGAGTCTCTCAGGTAGCAAGCTGACGCTTGGCAATATTGATGCCAGCAAGCTACGTGCAGGGTCGACAATTGGTGGTGCGCGCAAAACGGTACAGGTTGAGGTTCGGCGGAAACGTGCCCCGGCAGCCCCACAACGTGGCGGCGCCCCTGTCGTTGAACCAGCGGCGGTTGAACCGGTAAAAACTGAGGCAACGCCGCCAGCAACCCCAGCACCAGCGGCCGATGACCGGTTAACTGCACAAGAGCGTGCTGCCCGCGTTCGCGCCTTGCAAGAAGGGCTGGCAAAGGCCGAAGCCCCAACCAGTGCCCTAGTTGACAGTGCCGCCGATCCCGTTGATGCCCCTGATGAAGCCGCGAATGAGGCGGTTGAAACACCAACTGAAATCGCGCCGCCAGCACCTGTTGCAGAAATTGCCGTGCCGCTTGATCCGATTGCGGCTCGTCGTGCTGCCGAGCTGGCTGAATTGCAGGAAACCGAAGCCGCTGAAGAGCGCCGTCGCAGCGAAGAAAACAAAAAGCATACCGATGCACACGCCGCCCGCCGGCAAAGTGCTGATGACACATCAAAAGATACGGCAGCGGCTAATAAATTTGGGCCGACCCCAACCGAGCTGCAAACGCGTCGCCGCCGCGAAGCCGAAGAAATGGCCCCGCGCCGTCCGGCCCCGCGCCGTGATGCGTCAGGTCGCCGCCAATCTGGTAAAATGACCATCACCCAGGCATTATCGGGTGATGACAGCCGCCGCCAGCGTTCGCTGGCCTCGGTCAAACGCCAGCGTGAGCGTGCTCGCATGCGTGAGGATCAACCGCAGGCAAAGCAACTTCGCGATGTGGTGATCCCCGATAGCATCACCGTTGGTGAGCTGGCTAACCGGATGGCCGAGCGTACCGCCGATGTGGTCAAAGAGCTCATGAAGCTAAACATCATGGCAACCGCCACCCAGACAATTGATGGCGAAACCGCCGAGTTGGTCGCGGGTGAATTTGGTCACCGGATTCAACGTGTGTCTGAGTCAGATATTGAAATCGGTCTTGGCGGTGATGATGATGCGCAAGAAAGCCTACAGCCTCGCCCGCCTGTCGTTACCATCATGGGCCATGTTGACCATGGTAAAACCAGCCTTCTTGACGCGATCCGTCGTACCGATGTTGCGGCTGGCGAGTCTGGCGGTATTACCCAGCATATTGGTGCCTATCAGATTAAGACTGCGGCTGATAATGTTATCACTTTTATTGATACGCCTGGCCATGAGGCTTTTACCGAAATGCGGTCTCGTGGGGCCAATATCACTGATATTGTGGTCTTGGTCGTCGCTGCGGACGACTCGGTTATGATGCAAACCATCGAAGCTATCAATCACGCCAAGGCAGCTGGCTGTCCGACGATTGTGGCGGTCAATAAATGCGACAAGCCTGCCGCAGACCCGGCGCGCGTCCGCAGTGATTTGTTGCAGCATGAAATCATCACTGAAGATTTTGGCGGTGATGTGCTTTGTGTTGATGTTTCGGCGCATACCGGAATGGGCCTTGATAAGCTGGAAGAAGCCATCATGTTGCAGGCTGAGCTTCTCGAGCTGAAAGCCAACCCTGATCGTCCGGCTGAGGGTGTTGTTGTCGAGTCGAAAGTCGAGCGCGGTAAGGGATCGGTTGCAACATTGCTGGTTCAACGCGGTACCCTGAAGCAAGGCGATATATTTGTCATGGGTGCCGAAAGCGGCCGTGTTCGTGCGTTGCTTGATGATCGCGGCAGAAAATTGGAATTCGCTGGGCCGGGCCAGCCAGTTGAGATCTTGGGGCTTAATGGCACGCCAATGGCCGGTGATAATTGCGTTGTTGTTGAAAGCGAAGCGCGTGCGCGTGAAATTGCCGAATACCGGACGCGCCGCAACCGTGACCATGAGGCCGCCCGCGGTGCGCGTGGATCGGTTGAACAGATGCTGTCGGCAATTGCTGCTGGTGAGGCTGAAGAGCTGCCGGTAGTGATCAAGACTGATGTTCACGGCTCGCTTGAGGCAATCCGTGTGGCGCTTGAAAAGCTTGGAACCGAACAGGTAAAGGTGCGGTTGCTATCGGCCGGTGTTGGCGCGCTTAGTGAGTCAGACATTAGCCTTGCGGCGGCGTCGAATGCGATTGTTGTTGGCTTTAACGTGCGGGCAATCCCGCAAGCGCGTGATCTGGCCAAGCGTGATGGTGTTGAAATACGCTATCACTCGATCATCTATGAACTTATCGACGAAGTGAAAGCGGCGATGGGCGGTCTTTTGAGCCCGGACACGCAGGAAGACTTCATTGGATATGCCGAAATTCGTCAGGTCTTTGGCGTGTCGAAAATTGGCAAAATTGCCGGTTGTCTGGTAACCGAAGGCGTCATCAAGCGTGGCTGCAAAGTGCGCTTGCTGCGTGATAATGTGGTCATCCATGAAGGATCGCTCAAAACCCTCAAGCGCTTTAAGGACGAGGTCAAAGAAGTGCGCGAAGGCTTTGAATGCG